ATTCATCATCCAATGAATTGCGTTGCCAAACTCAGTCAGCTGCGCATCGGAATTGGGCACCTCGAAAAATGTCGGAGCAGTTTTGGTTTTCGGATCATAAGTCGGTGCGGATTCGTATCGATTCCAACCAAAGTCGTGGAACATGGCTGCCCGGATCATCGACTCCCGCGGCCGAAGTGTTGCAAAGACTTCGTTTCCCCAATGGGCAGCGAACTGTGCGGAGAGTTTCGCGTGATCCGTCTGATTCACGAGGATCAGTGATCCGTCCTGTTGTTTCCTCACGATCATACGTCAATTACCTTCGCGCGTTCCTAGAGCTGGCAGCTACATTGAGGGGTAGCCGTTTGCTAGCTGGAGATCCGGATATCAACCTACAGTCCGATCATGCATCGATTGAATCTCCCCCCGGGGCGCCGGCGTTCGGCCATTAGTGGTAGGCCGCCAAACTAGGCACAAGGGAGACAACGATCGTCAGACTGTCCGACAAACATAAAGTTAGGGTTTCGATGCGTCAATTGTGTAGTTAGTCTGAAATATCGCAATAGGTTCAGTGCAGGCCGACCCAACGAGAAGGTTTTACTTCTATGTCTGATATTCCCTCCAGCGGTGAAACAGCGGCGTTGCCGGGTACGACCTCCGTATCCGAGCGAGAGCTTGATGGAGCGGTTGTAACGTCACGCGCTTGGTGGCGCTGGCTCGTCGCTTTCGTGCTTCTGGCAGCTGTTGTCACGGGTTTTTTCGATCGCATCAGCATCGCTGTCCTGTTCACAGACAAGGCATTTAATTCGGCGCTCGGCACAAACTTCCAGCCGCTCGCTTTGGGCCTTTTGATGACCGCCTTTCTTTTTTCCTATGCAATCTCGGCGCTTCTGCTGAGCTTCGTGGGGGATTTATATGGCGCCCGTCGCACGCTCGGCTATGCCGCCGGTGCCTGGGGCGTCTTGATGATATTGATGGGAGGCTGTCGCTCCTACACGGCAATGATTGCATACAGAATCGCTCTAGGGATTGCTGAGGGACCGCAGTTTTCACTGATTTCCGGCGCGATACGCCGATGGTTCCCAACGAGAGAGCAAGCGCGCGCGAATTCGATTTGGATGATCGGTAGCCCTCTCGGCTCGGCGATCGGATTTCCATTGACGATTTGGCTCGTTGCCACCTTTGGCTGGCGCTCGTCTTTTTATGTCCTAGGCTTTCTGACTTTGATCCTCGTGATGCCCCTGATCTTCGTCGTTATGCGAGGGCCGCCGCAGCCTGCTGCACCAGATGAGCGGGCGTCAGCGGCGTCGCACGAGGGCGTAGGCCCGATGGAGACGGTCTGGGATATCATCAAGACGCCGCGGATCTGGATGCTCTGTGGCTATGGCACGGGGATGCTCACGTTTCTGTGGGGATTGAACGGTTGGTTGCCGACCTATCTGCAGCGGGTCCGTCATTTTAACATTCATCAAATGGGGTTTTACTCCTCGCTTCCATTTGCCTTGATGTTCATCGCAGAGGTGGCATCCGGCTATATCGCCGACAAGACCAATAAACGTGCGCGGAATAGTCTGTACGGGCTGTGTAGCGCCGGAGTATTGCTCTTTTTGGCGACGCTGGTCAGCGACGGCCACCTTTCGGCAATATTGATTGCCCTGAGTACGGCCGCTCTCGGATTCGGCTCGCCAACACATTACGCGCTGGCGATGCGAGTGCTTCCGCCTGCACTGACCTCGACCGGAATTGGCATTATAAATGGTGTCGGAAATCTCCTGGGTGCCCTCGCACCGACACTGATCGGCTGGATCATCGCACGGACGGGCAATTTTCAAACCGGACTGCTGGTAATCGTATTTGCAAGCATACTCGGCGGCTTTTCGTTGATCCCCTTGGTGCGTGCTAAATTATAAGGAGGTCAGGAGCCGGAGCGCATCAGCGATTGACGCGCCCTTGGATAAGGCCTGTTAAAATCCAAGGGCGGCCGGTGAAGAAGGTTGAACCAGGCCTGCACTGTCACCTTGTTCGCTGACCAGACAGAGCGGGGGAGCTGCTGATGTATGCCGTCTAGCCAGCGCAGATTGAAAGCGTGATGCAGTTTGTAGATAAAAAAAAGGCCGCCAAATCGGCGGCCCTTCTTTGTTTGGAGACGGTTCTAAGATCCGAATCGAGCCAGGCGAGGCAGTCCGAGGGCTTCTGGAAAGGCGACCGATATTGCGGCGCCGACAAACACGGCATGCGTGACGGTCGGATTAGGAGTTGCAAGTCCCACCTCGTCCGGATGCCAGATATAGTCGAAAAACGGTTGGAAATACGTGCCAGGCGCGAGCGCAAGTTGATAATTGACCTCCGCGAAGGCTTCCGAACTCGCCATAGACCCATTGATCTTGTGCGCCAAAAGCTTGTCGTTCTGAGCGTCGACGAATTCGTCATTCAACGCCATATACATCGCGGCGAAGTTTATGGTGTCGTGTGGGCGTGCCTCAAACAGGCCCTTCACTGACAAGCCGCCAGAAAATGTATCTCGGATATTGTTTTGGCCGCTGGTCGCAATGTTCACGCCGCCGAATGCCGACAGGCCACGATCATTCGTGGGATCTGGACGCCAAAGCACCTGTTCGCCTTGTGCCCAAAGGCCGCTGTTGCCGTGATCCAATTGCGGGGTGCCACCAGAGAACGCCAGGATCTTGCCCTGAGTATTGTAGAGCGAGTCCGTGTAATCGCCTGTGTTGTAAAAAAAGCCGATGTCGTAGGACTTCGGATACAGATCGTTCGTGTACGATGTTCGATAGCCAAATTGCACGGGGAAGACGGCGCCGCGTGCCTTGTCCGAGCTCCAATCTTCGCCTGGCCAGCCGTAATGATTGACTGTGGCGAGCGCGGGCTCATTCTCATAAACGCCAGCGTTTACATAATAGGCGTTTGTAAGTTTCACCTGCAGGACGCCGGCCCAAGACGCGGTATTATAAGCCGGGTAGCCCTTTGCGTAGGCGTAGGGCGCGGGCACCGCGCAGAAGCCGGTTACAATCCGACAGTATGTACTCGAGAAATCGAATTCCGGGCCTGGCGGAAGACGACCGACGCGGACGTCCACGCGATCGTCAAAGAGCCGTTGTTCGTAGGAGAATTCGTTGAGGCGGCTTGCCGCGTTGTAAGACCAAACTCGGTTGAAGGGATATAGTGCGCCAGAATATTTGAAATAGTTTATTCCGTTCATATCGTTGACGTAGAAATGTAGCGCCCCGCCGTGAATGCCGGCGATCCTATTCATATCGAGATCCACGCCGAGAAGCGTATAGCCCTCGTAAAATGTTCCCTTCCTTACCCCGCCCGAAGGTTGCTCGACGGCGTTGTTGAAGGTCCGCCCGTTTATGTAGACACCATAATTGGCGAGCGATCGCCCCAGGCCAGCTCCTAGTGGCTGCAAATTGAAGAAGTAATCGTCTGGATATTGGATCGGGGTAGGTGCTGATTTTGTGTTGGCCAGGGGCGCGCCTGTATCGCGCAGAACCTGGGCCTCCACCCCGGTCGAGAAGCATACCAGCGTCCCCAACGCCAGCTCTCGCCAAAGATTTTTTACAAGCATAACTTTAACCTCGCATAATGTGTCGCGGGCGCGCTTAAGCGCTAGTGAAATTTCAAAGCAGCAAATGTGCCATATTGTAATTTTGTCTTACGATTAGGCGATT
This Methylovirgula sp. DNA region includes the following protein-coding sequences:
- a CDS encoding MFS transporter, which gives rise to MSDIPSSGETAALPGTTSVSERELDGAVVTSRAWWRWLVAFVLLAAVVTGFFDRISIAVLFTDKAFNSALGTNFQPLALGLLMTAFLFSYAISALLLSFVGDLYGARRTLGYAAGAWGVLMILMGGCRSYTAMIAYRIALGIAEGPQFSLISGAIRRWFPTREQARANSIWMIGSPLGSAIGFPLTIWLVATFGWRSSFYVLGFLTLILVMPLIFVVMRGPPQPAAPDERASAASHEGVGPMETVWDIIKTPRIWMLCGYGTGMLTFLWGLNGWLPTYLQRVRHFNIHQMGFYSSLPFALMFIAEVASGYIADKTNKRARNSLYGLCSAGVLLFLATLVSDGHLSAILIALSTAALGFGSPTHYALAMRVLPPALTSTGIGIINGVGNLLGALAPTLIGWIIARTGNFQTGLLVIVFASILGGFSLIPLVRAKL
- a CDS encoding carbohydrate porin, whose product is MGTLVCFSTGVEAQVLRDTGAPLANTKSAPTPIQYPDDYFFNLQPLGAGLGRSLANYGVYINGRTFNNAVEQPSGGVRKGTFYEGYTLLGVDLDMNRIAGIHGGALHFYVNDMNGINYFKYSGALYPFNRVWSYNAASRLNEFSYEQRLFDDRVDVRVGRLPPGPEFDFSSTYCRIVTGFCAVPAPYAYAKGYPAYNTASWAGVLQVKLTNAYYVNAGVYENEPALATVNHYGWPGEDWSSDKARGAVFPVQFGYRTSYTNDLYPKSYDIGFFYNTGDYTDSLYNTQGKILAFSGGTPQLDHGNSGLWAQGEQVLWRPDPTNDRGLSAFGGVNIATSGQNNIRDTFSGGLSVKGLFEARPHDTINFAAMYMALNDEFVDAQNDKLLAHKINGSMASSEAFAEVNYQLALAPGTYFQPFFDYIWHPDEVGLATPNPTVTHAVFVGAAISVAFPEALGLPRLARFGS